From Sediminispirochaeta bajacaliforniensis DSM 16054, a single genomic window includes:
- a CDS encoding SH3 domain-containing protein — protein sequence MKRIYWMALLLITYLYPVVAEPYHRYQEEEVATFSIGKERNEFMYKKNHDPGANAGPSSMAFSKEGELFISDTWNYAIKGLNQLWSVEEVIGCKDEYYNFLESYFLEVDTATIFGMQSSNAYGIVNRQGEKVIEIDFHLDSMAEIREKDASNVVSYKRYIFQWLKDGGIVCFYKEGEETKEVRNEEVQELIKNDPRGDLAGLSINEENRLFIEGRPLTRDYKTYIQYFLDTYNIEEDLQYRDDKRHIFRPLKQTSGNLSLIGEDSDGNWYWDVLRKYVFIFNKEGWVLDVFQYDDNISSTLPAVHPSGDIYFLDYDTEGVYLYRIENVWDAEGRGAWYESAGESSLNYVDGVVNDDRVRVRTAPNLESDTLGYVNRGDAVMIKDETKELMKIGDMEAVWYRIGFEGKEGWVYGWFVDKK from the coding sequence ATGAAACGTATATATTGGATGGCCTTGTTACTAATAACATATCTATATCCTGTTGTAGCCGAACCCTATCATAGGTATCAAGAGGAAGAAGTTGCTACTTTTAGCATCGGCAAGGAAAGAAATGAATTCATGTATAAAAAAAATCATGATCCTGGGGCAAATGCGGGACCGAGTTCCATGGCGTTTTCCAAAGAAGGTGAATTATTTATCAGTGACACCTGGAACTATGCAATAAAAGGGTTGAATCAGTTATGGAGTGTTGAAGAGGTAATTGGTTGCAAAGATGAGTATTACAATTTTTTAGAGAGCTATTTCTTAGAAGTTGATACAGCAACTATTTTTGGAATGCAGAGCAGCAATGCCTACGGAATAGTGAATAGACAAGGGGAGAAGGTTATAGAAATAGATTTTCATCTTGATAGTATGGCAGAAATAAGAGAGAAAGATGCTTCCAATGTGGTGTCTTATAAGAGGTATATCTTCCAGTGGTTGAAGGATGGAGGAATAGTCTGTTTTTATAAGGAAGGGGAAGAAACGAAAGAGGTAAGGAATGAAGAAGTACAAGAGTTGATAAAGAATGATCCTCGTGGAGATCTTGCTGGTTTGAGCATAAACGAGGAGAACCGATTGTTTATTGAAGGCAGACCTTTGACAAGGGATTATAAAACATATATCCAATATTTCTTGGATACCTACAATATAGAAGAAGATCTCCAATACAGAGATGATAAAAGACATATATTTCGCCCTTTAAAGCAAACAAGTGGAAATCTGTCTCTGATAGGGGAAGATAGCGATGGGAATTGGTATTGGGATGTTTTACGAAAATATGTTTTTATTTTCAATAAAGAAGGATGGGTACTTGATGTTTTTCAATATGACGACAATATATCAAGCACCTTACCAGCCGTACATCCCAGCGGAGATATTTATTTTCTTGATTATGACACGGAAGGAGTGTATCTGTACCGGATAGAAAACGTATGGGATGCTGAAGGGAGAGGAGCCTGGTATGAAAGTGCTGGAGAGAGTTCTTTAAATTATGTTGATGGGGTGGTGAACGATGACCGGGTGAGGGTAAGAACTGCTCCCAATCTTGAAAGTGATACCTTGGGCTATGTGAACCGGGGAGATGCAGTGATGATTAAGGATGAGACGAAAGAGCTGATGAAGATAGGTGATATGGAAGCGGTATGGTACCGGATAGGCTTTGAAGGAAAAGAAGGCTGGGTATACGGCTGGTTTGTGGATAAAAAGTAG
- a CDS encoding class II aldolase/adducin family protein — MKKNDITFLLRAFVGKERENIMDPFEFQNERKIVADYMNRLYDRQLTTASGGNISLRIDDEKFCITPSGLDKGNLTPDLIAVVKFDGTNLTPHLPLSIETEMHRMVLQARPDMQAVVHAHPTYASAYSTVQPNSIDTKLTAEAYCVLGEIVNVPYKMMGTKGLAEAVAHDIKTHKVLLMENHGAIAVGKTMLDAFDCLELLEKSAMITYITRDLPGSHSLSKAQIAELDNR; from the coding sequence ATGAAGAAAAACGACATTACGTTTTTACTACGTGCCTTTGTAGGCAAGGAGAGAGAAAATATCATGGACCCTTTTGAATTTCAGAACGAACGAAAAATAGTTGCCGATTATATGAATCGCTTATATGACCGGCAACTGACTACGGCAAGTGGTGGAAATATTAGTTTACGAATTGATGATGAAAAATTCTGCATTACCCCATCAGGTTTGGATAAAGGAAATCTTACACCCGATTTGATTGCAGTAGTTAAATTTGATGGAACAAATCTGACTCCCCATTTGCCCTTGAGCATCGAGACCGAAATGCACCGTATGGTGTTGCAGGCTCGGCCTGATATGCAGGCAGTTGTCCATGCGCACCCTACATATGCAAGCGCATATTCAACGGTGCAACCCAATAGTATAGACACAAAACTTACTGCTGAAGCATATTGTGTCTTAGGCGAGATTGTCAATGTGCCCTATAAAATGATGGGAACGAAGGGACTTGCTGAGGCTGTAGCACATGATATAAAAACTCATAAGGTATTATTGATGGAAAATCATGGTGCTATAGCGGTAGGTAAGACCATGTTGGATGCTTTTGACTGCCTGGAGTTATTGGAAAAATCTGCAATGATCACGTATATAACCCGGGATTTACCTGGAAGCCATAGTCTCAGCAAAGCACAAATTGCAGAACTTGATAACAGATAG